The Gemmatimonadales bacterium genome contains the following window.
GCGCGCGATGGTGGAGAAGAAGGTCGGCGATACGGTCGTCGTGCAACTGCCGGGCGGCACGCGAAAGCTCAGGATCCTCGAGCTGGTGACCTTTCACCAGCTCGGGGCCCAGTAGTCCCCACACTACGACTTTCCACTTCCGACATTGAGGGACACGTGAAGAAGCGCTTTGCTTTCGATACCGCGAAGGGGAGCTTCGAGGGGGACCTCTTCCCGGTCGAGGCGCCTGGCACGGTGGCCAACTTCGAGAAGCTCGCCAACAGTGGCTTCTACAATGGCACGCGGTTCCACCGGGTGATCGAGAACTTCATGGCGCAGGGCGGCGACCAGCTGTCCAAGGACGCCAACAATCCGCGGGTAGGCACCGGAGGCCCGGGCTACCATATCAAGTGCGAGACCAAGGGCAACCCGCACAAGCACGAGGCCGGCTCGCTCTCGATGGCTCACGCCGGCAAG
Protein-coding sequences here:
- a CDS encoding peptidylprolyl isomerase, with translation MKKRFAFDTAKGSFEGDLFPVEAPGTVANFEKLANSGFYNGTRFHRVIENFMAQGGDQLSKDANNPRVGTGGPGYHIKCETKGNPHKHEAGSLSMAHAGKDTGGSQFFVCHASPTHLDGVHTVFGKVDKGMDVVYKIKQGDVVNSIRVTEA